A stretch of Rhododendron vialii isolate Sample 1 chromosome 4a, ASM3025357v1 DNA encodes these proteins:
- the LOC131322299 gene encoding uncharacterized protein LOC131322299, which translates to MPQVDLVSSRVAGGDTDELTEDHDQPDLPPESFWLSKDAEYDWFDRNAFYDRNDSTKGNSNTNPNPNPKNLNSGSQRFSNNVFKSRPSVIGLPKTSYVLDATAKRKAASNMNIRLFPPKRSESIAKSTAAEPSSPKVSCMGRVRSKRGRRRRKSGTEAAERPPEIVRRMRTGIFGCCGGVDVFRAIRRSKQAVGIVELQSAESPTRKSRVTEKAGDGRAAAEAPGLGGMTRFASGRRSVSWGVDDVDTGGS; encoded by the coding sequence ATGCCACAGGTCGATCTCGTCTCATCCCGCGTCGCTGGCGGCGACACGGACGAACTAACAGAGGATCATGATCAGCCAGATCTACCGCCTGAATCATTCTGGCTCTCCAAGGACGCCGAGTACGACTGGTTCGACCGAAACGCCTTCTACGACCGCAACGATTCAACCAAGGGGAACTCCAataccaatcccaatcccaatcccaagaACCTCAACTCCGGCTCACAGAGGTTTTCGAACAACGTCTTCAAATCCAGACCCTCGGTCATCGGACTACCGAAGACGAGTTACGTGTTGGACGCCACTGCGAAACGGAAGGCGGCGAGTAATATGAATATACGGTTGTTTCCTCCGAAGCGGTCCGAGTCGATAGCGAAATCAACGGCCGCAGAGCCGTCTTCGCCGAAGGTGTCGTGTATGGGGAGGGTGAGATCGAAGAGAGGCCGCCGCCGCCGAAAGTCCGGAACCGAGGCGGCGGAGAGACCCCCCGAGATCGTCAGAAGAATGAGAACCGGTATCTTCGGGTGTTGTGGTGGTGTGGATGTTTTCCGGGCCATCCGGAGGTCGAAGCAGGCGGTCGGAATTGTTGAACTGCAGTCGGCGGAATCGCCGACGAGGAAGAGCCGCGTGACGGAGAAGGCTGGTGATGGACGAGCGGCGGCGGAGGCACCCGGTTTGGGAGGAATGACGCGGTTCGCTTCGGGCCGGAGATCGGTGTCGTGGGGTGTGGATGACGTGGACACCGGAGGAAGTTGA